One genomic segment of Vulpes vulpes isolate BD-2025 chromosome 2, VulVul3, whole genome shotgun sequence includes these proteins:
- the CFAP107 gene encoding cilia- and flagella-associated protein 107 isoform X1 — MQFLSAVSPHPFSTPSWKVETKYSTRVLTGNWVEERRKFTKATEKTPQSIYRKEYVPFPGHRPDQISRWYGKRRVEGLPHRHLLAGHQEPCRRHLISTYDDHYNRHSHNPALPARRTWNRHQLLWLPERSDFPLLAPPTNYGLYEQLKRRWLAPKAAPRESIYTSSYPSPPVCAMSRREHAIPVPPPRLHPVPRL; from the exons ATGCAGTTTTTGAGTGCAGTAAGTCCACACCCATTCTCTACCCCAAGCTGGAAGGTTGAGACCAAGTATTCAACCCGAGTGCTCACTGGAAACTGGgtggaagagaggaggaag TTCACCAAAGCCACTGAGAAAACACCTCAGAGCATTTACAGAAAAGAGTATGTGCCCTTCCCAGGCCACAGGCCGGACCAGATCTCCAGGTGGTATGGCAAGAGGAGAGTTGAG GGCCTCCCGCACAGACACCTGCTCGCAGGCCACCAGGAGCCCTGCCGCCGCCATCTGATCAGCACGTACGACGACCATTACAACCGGCATAGTCACAACCCGGCGCTGCCCGCGCGGCGCACCTGGAACAGGCACCAGCTGCTGTGGCTCCCGGAGAGATCGGACTTCCCCCTTCTCG CTCCCCCTACAAACTATGGACTCTACGAACAGCTGAAGCGGAGGTGGCTGGCACCCAAGGCTGCCCCGCGGGAGAGCATTTACACCTCATCCTACCCCAGCCCGCCCGTGTGTGCTATGTCCCGGCGGGAGCATGCCATCCCCGTGCCCCCCCCTCGCCTGCACCCTGTCCCGCGCCTCTGA
- the CFAP107 gene encoding cilia- and flagella-associated protein 107 isoform X2: MQFLSAVSPHPFSTPSWKVETKYSTRVLTGNWVEERRKGLPHRHLLAGHQEPCRRHLISTYDDHYNRHSHNPALPARRTWNRHQLLWLPERSDFPLLAPPTNYGLYEQLKRRWLAPKAAPRESIYTSSYPSPPVCAMSRREHAIPVPPPRLHPVPRL; this comes from the exons ATGCAGTTTTTGAGTGCAGTAAGTCCACACCCATTCTCTACCCCAAGCTGGAAGGTTGAGACCAAGTATTCAACCCGAGTGCTCACTGGAAACTGGgtggaagagaggaggaag GGCCTCCCGCACAGACACCTGCTCGCAGGCCACCAGGAGCCCTGCCGCCGCCATCTGATCAGCACGTACGACGACCATTACAACCGGCATAGTCACAACCCGGCGCTGCCCGCGCGGCGCACCTGGAACAGGCACCAGCTGCTGTGGCTCCCGGAGAGATCGGACTTCCCCCTTCTCG CTCCCCCTACAAACTATGGACTCTACGAACAGCTGAAGCGGAGGTGGCTGGCACCCAAGGCTGCCCCGCGGGAGAGCATTTACACCTCATCCTACCCCAGCCCGCCCGTGTGTGCTATGTCCCGGCGGGAGCATGCCATCCCCGTGCCCCCCCCTCGCCTGCACCCTGTCCCGCGCCTCTGA